CGACCCACTTCAACAAACTGAAAGCATCCTCTCAGCACCCACAGGTGACGAAGAAGCACCTAGCTGTCTTCTAATTCCAGGGGTGCAGGTATTGCGAACAATGCCCCGACTACGAGCCGTAGCCCAAATTATCACCCATCAAACCGAGTGGTGGAATGGCACAGGAGAACCAGCAGGTTTAGCTGGGGATGAAATTCCCTTAGAATCAAGAATTTTGGCATTAGCAGCAGACTTCCAATGGCGAGTGAGTCAGCAAAAATACTCAGACACAAGTGGGCAAGATATATTAACTCAAGCCCTGGATCAATGCCGACAGCAACAATCTACCCGCTTTGATCCTAAACTAATAGATACCCTAACTTTGTTAGTCATGGGTTTACAACAGGGACTCAATTTATCCATCATGACACCCAAAGTTAGTAGTAGTATGTGGTTACTTGATTCCCGATGGGACAGCCACAGCAAAAGTAGTGAGACAACCAGTTATCCCCAATGAATATTGAAGCCATAAGATTAGGAAAAATTAAAGAACTCCCAGGATCAGACTTAGAAGACGAGGAACTATCCCAAATCGATTTAAGCCGCGTCAACTTAGCCGGTGCTACCCTTGTTGGTACTAACTTTGCTGGTTCAAAGCTGGAAGGCGCACATTTTGAAGGCGCAAATTTAATGGGGGCTAACCTGCAAGAAACTGACTTGCGGGCTAACCTGATGGGAGCAAACTTGATGCAAGCGGATTTAACCAGTGCGGACTTGCGGGGAGCTAATTTGCGTGGTGCTAACTTCATGGGTGCTATACTCACCGATGCCTGTTTAGCAGGTGCTTTCTTGAATGGTGCTAATTTAATGAATGTTAACTTGCAAGGAGTTGACTTTCGAGGTGCTGACTTACGTGGTGCTAACCTGATAGGAGCAAATCTTAAAGGTGCAGATTTGAGTCGCGCTGATTTGCAAGGGGCATTATTAACTCAAGCCAATCTTGAAGAAGCAGACTTACGAGAAGCTAACTTAGCCGGGGCGAATTTAACCGGAGCTAATTTACTTTGTGTAGAGTTAGAAGCTGCAAATTTAATCGGCGCAAATTTAGAACAAGCTTGTGTGGTAGGTACAATACTGGAAGTTTTTCCTGAATAATTTTAGTTTGATATTTTGCCATACAAATTTAATTTCAGGTAAGCCTCCCCTCTGACTCACCAATGACTAGCCAGAAGATATATAGGAATCCGGTTTGATATATATCCCTTACGGGAGGTGTAGCCATAATTATTTGCGTAGGTAGGCAAAAGGCAAGAGGGAAAAGGGTTTCAGATAATTCAGATGGAAGGAGTCCTATAATTCTAGATATCTTATGAATGATGCCTTTAGTCGCACCCAAGAATGGTTCACAGTATTCGCTTATTTAACATTTACTGTGTTTATTATTTGGCGCGTTTTTACC
This sequence is a window from Anabaena sphaerica FACHB-251. Protein-coding genes within it:
- a CDS encoding pentapeptide repeat-containing protein: MNIEAIRLGKIKELPGSDLEDEELSQIDLSRVNLAGATLVGTNFAGSKLEGAHFEGANLMGANLQETDLRANLMGANLMQADLTSADLRGANLRGANFMGAILTDACLAGAFLNGANLMNVNLQGVDFRGADLRGANLIGANLKGADLSRADLQGALLTQANLEEADLREANLAGANLTGANLLCVELEAANLIGANLEQACVVGTILEVFPE